CTATATCAGAGACTTTACTACAAATGAACCGACAGCAGCTACAAAAGTTCATTCAATATCTAATTGCCGAACATCATACGGAAGTGTTGCCAACGGCCCAGCGTCTTGCTGATGAGATATTGCAGCAGCGCTCGGAAATCAATTCCATCTGCGGTGCGCCAGATCCGACAGCGGGTGCTTCCAAGGATGACGATCATTCGTGGCATCTGGACGAAACGCAGGTCTGCGAAGCGGTGAAAACGTACCTCGGTCAGGGTAGTTACTATTACAGCAGTAAGCATCTCAATTCTCTTTTCGGCAAAGTGCGAGAAATGTTGCGTGCTCAAGACTCAAACGGTGCCCGTATGCTGACACTAATTACTGAGCAGTTCCTAAGTGACCCACGACTAGTGCTGTGGAAAAATCACGGCACGCCAATGACGGAAAAATGTCGCCAACTGTGGGATCAACTCGGTGCCTTGTGGGTGTGCATAGTGTTGAACCCAAAATCGTCGCATGCGGAACGCATGCACTGGAAGTCGCTGTTGGAGAAGTGGTCGAAAAGTGAGGTATGTCCACAGGAAGATCCTGACCTGCGAACGTCACCATCGTCCAGTAGGGAAAGTGTACGCGACCGATCGAATCGTGAACGGGAgcgtgatcggaatcgattctttcGCGAAAATAATCTACGCAACATGATGTACTacaaccatcaccatcagcaacTCCAGTACCAGCAACATCACAATAATAATCAACCTaacggaggaggaggaggtggccACGATCATCCAAATCGTAATCACTTTAACCATCGCTATGGTGCGATGAAAAATAGAAATGGAGATAATGGAAATCGAGGAGGAAACAATCATCATAACGACCAGTACGATAGCTCCGAAACGGACTCCGATTCTGATGACGAGATGGATGAAGCGAACGAGGACGAGGGGGCTGGAAACAATGGTCAAgacgaggaggaagaaaacaaCGAGAATGGCGAGGTCTTGAACGATCatgacgacgaagacgaccatcatgatgatgaagagGCAGAGAGGCGTCGAGAAGATGAAAATGGTATGGAGGAGGATGTAGTCGATCAAGTGCACAACATTTTGCAGGACATCAATTTTGCCGATGGAGCAGAGCCCGGTCCGAGTCGTAAACATCGTGACGAAGACGGGGAGGTACGAGATTTCATGAACCTCAACTTGATGAACGTTCCGGAGGAAGAACATCGATTGCCGGAAATGATGCCGGAAAATGACGACAGCTCTCGAGAATCAATGGATGTCGACGGAGCGATGGGTGGCCCACCATCAAGTAGCGTAATTGGTAGAGTGAATCAAgccggtggtagtggtggtgcagGAACTTCTAAATCTAGTGCTGGAAATGTCAGCTTCTTCCAAAGCCCATGCATCTGCGGAGAGGATAAATGTGAATGCAATAGACCAGTGTTTTTGGACGATATAAAGCCGAAGAAATTTTTCGATTGTGTCGCCGCTGCAACCGCTGGTGGTAGTGTATCAATGCCAGCAGGTGTAAGCGCTCCTAACTTCGACGTGAACGAGGATGCCAATCAAGATTGCATCGAGCTATCAAAGGACATGTCTATGGCGGGTACGAGTGGAACGTCTACAACAGGGACGCTGAAAATAGGTACAAACAATGAAGCAATCGAAACTATTGCCGGTACTTCTTtctcatcgtcatcgtcctcTTCGTCGTCAAATTCGTCAGGGATGGATGATCATCGGAAAGAGGTAGATCTAGACTTTGAGAAACCTGGACCGTCGGGATTGAATAATAGGCGAATCAACCCATTGGAGGAACCAACCAGTTCAGGCTCGGGAATGCCTTCAGGTACGGCTGTAGATAGAGCTACTGGCATGTCCCATGATGATTGCGATGAGTGTgaccagcaacaacacaaaGATAAACCAGTGTGCAAGAGAGCATTGGAGGATGAGGAAGAAGCTGGACCTAGCGGCATTTCCACATCCCATGCAGCCAAAAAGTCCAAAGAATCAACGAAGGAAGACGCGGACGTTATGGATGTGGATCCCGAGGCTGGACCTAGTTCAAGGCGTATCAGCACGGACGATGGGTCTGCTGGTGCCGGCGGTTCAGGGCTGAACGGAAATGCGGCACCCGAAGGCCGCGCTAAACCTGCGAACGCTGGTGATGGAAATGCAGGGGGAAATGGTCGACCCTGCAAGCGTCTAAAATTGAACAATGGTTCATGGGTTAGTAAAAATGGTAACAAAACACCTCGTACCATTTTCCACAAGGCGCTCGATGCAGTGAACATGTCGTGGGAAAACGAACACCTTAAACGAATCCTTGAGTCGGATAGTTACAAGCTCTCTAGTCGCAATTCAGTGCAAATTGCCGGTTCCAGCAAGACCCCTGTAGCTAGCAACCCGAGCGTAAAATCCAACTTCAATGCCAACGGACAACCGTTGTGGCATGAGAAAATATCCATGACGGCGGCAAGGATCGATTCATTGCGTTCGCATGGTCACATGGAGGCTGCGTTGAGATTATCAGTGAGCGTTGTACGAACAATGCGTGAAATTCAGCGCGAGGCGCAAGCTCTTTGGTTACGACATAAACCAAAGTTACCCCCATCACAAACTTCCTCCACTGAGCATCCAACACCTGGACCCTCTGGTTCTGGATCAGGGTCGTCAACTACGGCAGCACGGTGCAACTGTGGTCCTTTGAAAGTTGTTGCGCCCGAGCCGTCCACGTGCAGAAAAGAATCGAGCGCTACTAAACAGATGCATCATTCCTTGTTAGCACTACCGGCCCCGGTACCATCCTCTTCTtcctcgtcatcatcatcatcatcctcttcttcttcttcttctgcaatccaacaacagcaaattattcatcaacatcaacagcagcatcacagtcaccatcaccatcaacagcaacatctgatgcagcaacaacaccaaccgCAGGCTTCGACATCATCCGGAATAAAAGCCGGATGCCAGTGCCAATCGCATCGTCATCAATCACAAAGTTCAGCTCATTTTCCTCTTCCACCACCGGCCCCATTAATGCCGGATCTGCACCCACCCAACGCACTGCCAGTACCGGCGATGAAGAAAGATTGCTCTAAATGTATCCAAATTAAATGTTACTATGAGTCTGTTGGATCTGGTGCATCTTCGCTAAAGCACAACGGTCCCATTGCCGGCCCATCTCATGGAGGAGCTAACAATGCTCACCACGGCCAGCATCAGGCACCACCTGGACCGTCAATGCCATCTACATCGGCAATTGCACCTCAGCAGCAACGAATGCATCGCAGTTCAAGTGGAATGATATGCACCTCCTCAAAATGCAACCATTTTCTGGCCGGACCCAATGGTGCTGGAATGATGCAACCCCAACCGCCCCACGACATCTATCGTAAAATGCCCCATTGCTCGACGTCCTCATCGCACCAACCGCCGGCGAATCAGGCACAGCAACCCCATTGTAGCCGCGATTACCGTTACATGAAATTTCCGAGCATGCCAACaaatcatcaacaacatcatcataatcatcatcatcaccaccatcatcatcataaccaacaacaacagctcgcgaATCAGCACCATGCACCACCAGGTGCAGCAATGATTGTTCCCGTTGGTATCCGACATCCTCCTCCTGTCCCTCCTCCGCCTTCTTCATCGTGCCCAGTACCGGGTCCATCGACATCTCGATCGCAAGGAGCACCGGTTTCCGATCCATCGATGTCTGCTACTTCGACGCAATCATCGGTCACAGTAACAACGGTGTCATCACACATATCTACCGGTAGCTCGAATACAACCGGTGGTC
This sequence is a window from Anopheles merus strain MAF chromosome 3R, AmerM5.1, whole genome shotgun sequence. Protein-coding genes within it:
- the LOC121597776 gene encoding uncharacterized protein LOC121597776 — encoded protein: MMFYCSRDPAKASNCSKSSSTSAKSHGPYHQPYSLLDITARIVAQNEPFQKIEERYDRIPEPVQRRIVFWSFPRNEKDICMYSSLSRVSSINSVESQSLSFCTGLKLVETGCVENVLQVGFHLSGIVWSHPPNQIERHNSGGNAGSSSGSRNNDLGYPLPPANQNLYNNYHHNNHHQQPHHHHVHQHHPAHHHHQQQQQHHAHQNHHAPPLSPPPPAPAMVHPVQPQGGAAAGGGGPAAAGVGVQVAAAAVAAAAAAAAAGVGVPPPPGGPHMVVVAQQPIGLAAQQMQPPNGQQPFNGANMDHRDAFNNMSLGGQNGSNTSGLEENKKFKVSVSFDRCKITSVTCSCDTKDIFWCHHVVALALYRIRNADSVKLRVPISETLLQMNRQQLQKFIQYLIAEHHTEVLPTAQRLADEILQQRSEINSICGAPDPTAGASKDDDHSWHLDETQVCEAVKTYLGQGSYYYSSKHLNSLFGKVREMLRAQDSNGARMLTLITEQFLSDPRLVLWKNHGTPMTEKCRQLWDQLGALWVCIVLNPKSSHAERMHWKSLLEKWSKSEVCPQEDPDLRTSPSSSRESVRDRSNRERERDRNRFFRENNLRNMMYYNHHHQQLQYQQHHNNNQPNGGGGGGHDHPNRNHFNHRYGAMKNRNGDNGNRGGNNHHNDQYDSSETDSDSDDEMDEANEDEGAGNNGQDEEEENNENGEVLNDHDDEDDHHDDEEAERRREDENGMEEDVVDQVHNILQDINFADGAEPGPSRKHRDEDGEVRDFMNLNLMNVPEEEHRLPEMMPENDDSSRESMDVDGAMGGPPSSSVIGRVNQAGGSGGAGTSKSSAGNVSFFQSPCICGEDKCECNRPVFLDDIKPKKFFDCVAAATAGGSVSMPAGVSAPNFDVNEDANQDCIELSKDMSMAGTSGTSTTGTLKIGTNNEAIETIAGTSFSSSSSSSSSNSSGMDDHRKEVDLDFEKPGPSGLNNRRINPLEEPTSSGSGMPSGTAVDRATGMSHDDCDECDQQQHKDKPVCKRALEDEEEAGPSGISTSHAAKKSKESTKEDADVMDVDPEAGPSSRRISTDDGSAGAGGSGLNGNAAPEGRAKPANAGDGNAGGNGRPCKRLKLNNGSWVSKNGNKTPRTIFHKALDAVNMSWENEHLKRILESDSYKLSSRNSVQIAGSSKTPVASNPSVKSNFNANGQPLWHEKISMTAARIDSLRSHGHMEAALRLSVSVVRTMREIQREAQALWLRHKPKLPPSQTSSTEHPTPGPSGSGSGSSTTAARCNCGPLKVVAPEPSTCRKESSATKQMHHSLLALPAPVPSSSSSSSSSSSSSSSSSAIQQQQIIHQHQQQHHSHHHHQQQHLMQQQHQPQASTSSGIKAGCQCQSHRHQSQSSAHFPLPPPAPLMPDLHPPNALPVPAMKKDCSKCIQIKCYYESVGSGASSLKHNGPIAGPSHGGANNAHHGQHQAPPGPSMPSTSAIAPQQQRMHRSSSGMICTSSKCNHFLAGPNGAGMMQPQPPHDIYRKMPHCSTSSSHQPPANQAQQPHCSRDYRYMKFPSMPTNHQQHHHNHHHHHHHHHNQQQQLANQHHAPPGAAMIVPVGIRHPPPVPPPPSSSCPVPGPSTSRSQGAPVSDPSMSATSTQSSVTVTTVSSHISTGSSNTTGGPSAPSSSATVSTSASKSSSASSAPVASSSSSFPSKCNCPIHKEEILPPPPPPPAPGHSAAPATCHPTDANVGPPTMSTTVSCCVKPMCCSLAMPPHHSQHKPGPANCPGYVPSSSGISTCGGCAMHVNGPQPTMYNNGGMYGMPGPSSSSMAASSGHGHAQPMPSGSMSKSFERSIIGSFNGSECEVLPMAQHQHKDDCPVALAKQKNYPTIGGSSSGSNSNNSSASTSQPGPSRSSTSTSSAMLDPIKVNRKPNCLSKCIDCSVGCEVEFPLDAIACIFDCLTEASLIPEAVTVQMNEMSRMAYDAGNGGAVGGGPGSNGSGTAAPEDVNIIAPKYRHLPIADSADKQETYLTLAFEAAILALSKQRIMPHGLYAQHVICKQQDQLIQRLRSIDLDSGLVGVLRKLSVQLLDGGPTSGLGEMIHPESVPMHTLARFLFASLLNQHSDLAFEIGLRAMRFPILENINEGASVNGIELQHNNFMHSPYPRWWTLGHLETQQCSLSSTMLSAAKGDTKRLSAVLQNARRNIHSSSHLFKLAQDAFRFATPENGPRSQTLLGVAFELGLQVMRMTLTCLNWRRREMVRWLVTCASHVGIDALMSIMQNWYHLFTPTEATGPVATTIMSHSTIMRLNLNFRQQDELSNCARTLALQCATKDPPNCALNALTLCENDAMAFETAYHIVIDAATHIMTSSQLFTIARYMEHRGYPARAYNLAMLAMKNVQLAYNQDTHPAINDIHWACALSHSLGKPELSKMIPLVIKNVQCATVLSDILRRCSVPTPGLHNFGAHGARGNNLRQCIKLSYDREPLNQLLEAAVSAYVNTTHSRLSHISPRHYSDFIDFLSKARDTFMLARDGPAHFSRLIENITIAYKGKKKLVRQVRQRFQFV